One Diabrotica virgifera virgifera chromosome 3, PGI_DIABVI_V3a genomic window carries:
- the LOC126882786 gene encoding homeotic protein caudal-like, with product MVSYYGQSAGMYHQQQISGNGHFQANSSMHPWYSAAGYRQTPQLGSAPPGAYCEEQQMWHHHPAHHSVFQHDIPDFLHSGIPMLQHPQHQLDPESQLPSPPITGSDISSPGGQSGNISPHNNHGHQSRPTPARSPYEWIKKTSYQSQPNPGK from the coding sequence ATGGTGTCATATTACGGACAATCTGCCGGAATGTATCATCAACAGCAAATTTCGGGCAATGGACATTTCCAAGCGAATTCATCCATGCACCCGTGGTACTCAGCGGCGGGGTACCGCCAGACTCCTCAGCTGGGATCAGCTCCGCCGGGAGCGTACTGCGAAGAGCAGCAAATGTGGCACCATCATCCGGCGCATCATAGTGTGTTCCAGCATGACATTCCGGACTTTTTGCATTCGGGAATACCTATGTTGCAGCATCCGCAACACCAGTTAGATCCGGAAAGCCAGCTTCCGTCGCCACCGATTACGGGAAGTGATATTTCTAGTCCTGGGGGACAGAGCGGGAATATATCGCCTCATAACAACCACGGTCATCAAAGTAGGCCGACACCTGCGAGGAGTCCATATGAGTGGATTAAGAAGACGTCGTACCAATCTCAACCCAATCCTGGTAAGTGA